In a single window of the Diospyros lotus cultivar Yz01 chromosome 10, ASM1463336v1, whole genome shotgun sequence genome:
- the LOC127810828 gene encoding probable WRKY transcription factor 48, with protein MEKEEELKRENSMANSGFSDQIPTSFALSGSIFDMPCDGEKSSLGFIDMLGIQDYSPSLFDLLQPTPVIMPPQPLPSPASTVPESTSEVLNTPATPNSSSISSSSTEAVNDDQTKTTAVQEEEEHDQDKTKKQLKPKKKNPKRQREPRFAFMTKSEIDHLDDGYRWRKYGQKAVKNSPFPRSYYRCTTADCGVKKRVERSNDDPSIVVTTYEGTHIHPCPVTPRGSIGILPEAAGFGGGGASSFAIPQPHYQQQQQPYFHNPTPSLSFATTTTNSRYANFLQERRFCPSPSSLLRDHGLLQDIVPSMAQKEPKEE; from the exons AtggagaaggaggaggagcTGAAGAGGGAAAATTCGATGGCGAATTCGGGGTTTTCAGACCAGATTCCGACGAGCTTCGCTCTGTCGGGGAGCATCTTTGACATGCCATGTGACGGAGAAAAGAGTTCCTTAGGCTTCATTGACATGTTGGGAATCCAAGATTACAGTCCCTCTTTATTCGATCTGCTCCAGCCAACGCCGGTAATAATGCCTCCGCAGCCGCTTCCATCGCCGGCTTCCACCGTCCCCGAGTCCACGTCCGAAGTCTTGAACACTCCAGCGACCCCGAATTCTTCCTCGATCTCTTCGTCCTCGACCGAAGCCGTAAACGACGATCAGACCAAAACGACTGCggtgcaggaagaagaagagcacgatcaagataaaactaaaaaaca GTTGAAGCCCAAAAAGAAGAACCCGAAAAGGCAAAGAGAGCCGAGATTTGCGTTCATGACAAAGAGCGAGATTGATCACTTGGATGATGGGTATAGATGGAGGAAGTACGGCCAGAAAGCCGTGAAGAACAGCCCTTTTCCAAG AAGCTACTACCGTTGCACCACTGCCGATTGTGGGGTGAAGAAGCGGGTGGAGAGATCAAACGACGATCCATCGATCGTCGTCACGACCTACGAAGGCACTCACATCCATCCATGCCCGGTGACGCCTAGGGGAAGCATCGGAATCTTGCCGGAAGCAGCCGGTTTTGGCGGTGGCGGCGCTTCCTCTTTCGCCATTCCACAGCCTCACTACCAGCAACAGCAACAGCCCTATTTTCACAACCCGACTCCTTCTTTGAGCTTCGCCACCACCACTACTAACTCCCGATACGCAAACTTTCTTCAAGAGAGAAGATTTTGCCCCTCGCCGTCTTCTTTGCTCAGAGATCACGGGCTTCTTCAGGACATAGTGCCTTCAATGGCGCAAAAGGAGCCCAAAGAGGAGTAG